The Pseudomonas fragi DNA window CACAGCCGTTGGCGATGTAGATATCGCGGCCTTCCAGCTCCAGCGCGCTGCGCGGCTTCATGCCCTCGACCGGGGTGTTGGTCACGTCCTGGAAGAACAGCGGAACGATTTGCGTCAGGCCGCCAATGCTCACGGCAATGACCATGAAGAAGGCCATCAGGCCGATATTCTTCTCGATTGTTTCGTGCTTGATCATCAGTGGGCTCCAACTACAGCGATCTTGCTCGCCGCTTCAGCTTCTACCGGGTTCGAGGCACGAACGGTACGGAACACGTTGTAGGCCATGAACAGCATGCCGCTGGCGAAAATGGCACCGCCAAGGGCGCGAACGATAAAGCCCGGGTGGCTGGCTTGCAGCGCTTCCACGAACGAGTAGGTCAGCGTGCCGTCGTCGTTGATCGCACGCCACATCAGGCCCTGGGTGATGCCGTTGACCCACATCGACGCGATGTAAAGCACGGTACCGATAGTCGCCAGCCAGAAGTGCACGTTGATCAGGCCGGTGCTGTACATCTGCTTCTGGCCGTAGACTTTGGGGATCATGTGGTACATGGCGCCGATCGAGATCATCGCCACCCAACCCAGAGCGCCGGCGTGTACGTGGCCGATGGTCCAGTCGGTGTAGTGCGACAGCGCGTTGACGGTCTTGATGGCCATCATCGGGCCTTCGAAGGTCGACATGCCGTAGAAGGCCAGGGACACCACGAGGAAGCGCAGGATCGGGTCGGTGCGCAGCTTATGCCAGGCGCCCGAGAGGGTCATCATGCCGTTGATCATGCCGCCCCAGCTTGGAGCCAGCAGGATGATCGACATCGCCATGCCCAAAGACTGGGCCCAGTCCGGCAGCGCGGTGTAGTGCAGGTGGTGAGGACCGGCCCAGATATACAGGGTGATCAGCGCCCAGAAGTGCACGATGGACAGGCGGTAGGAGTAGATCGGACGCTCGGCCTGCTTGGGCACGAAGTAGTACATCATCCCCAAAAAGCCGGTAGTCAGGAAGAAACCTACGGCGTTGTGGCCATACCACCACTGGATCATGGCGTCAGTCGCACCGGCGTAAGCCGAGTAGGACTTGAAGAAGCTCACCGGCAGGGACGCGTGGTTGACGATATGCAGCATTGCCGTCACGACAATGAACGCACCGTAGAACCAGTTACCCACATAAATGTGCTTGGTTTTGCGCTTGGTAATGGTGCCGAAGAACACAATGCCGTAGGTCACCCAGACAATCGCCAGCAAAATAGCCAGTGGCCATTCCAGCTCGGCGTATTCCTTGGTCGTGGTGTAACCCAGTGGCAGGGTGATGATCGCGCCGACGATTACCGCCTGCCAACCCCAGAAGGTAAACGAGGCCAGCGAATCGGAGATCAGTCGTGTCTGGCAGGTTCGCTGCACGACGTAGTAAGAGGTGCCAAACAATGCACAGCCACCAAAGGCAAAGATCACAAGGTTGGTATGCAGGGGGCGCAGACGGCCGAAGGTCGTCCACTCGAGGCCAAGGTTCAATTCAGGCCACACAAGCTGTGACGCGATGAAAACCCCGAGCCCCATGCCAAGGATCCCCCAGACCACCGTCATGATGGCGAACTGGCGGACTACCTTATAGTTATAAGCAGTCGGGCTGATTGCTGTGCTCATTCTAAGGTTCCACGGTTTAGGTATTTTATTAGGATAAAAATCGGTCGCAAGTATGTATAAAGCGTAGGGCTATTGCAACGAACCATGACCCCGGTCAATGCTTTCCAAGGCTTGTTCTGCGGCCTTTCCATGCGGGAAGTAAGGTCAAAGTGACCTCGCCAAAAACGCCGCATGCAGGGCAAAAGTGAAGGGGTCGAGGCGGGCGGGTTGAGGTGGGGGCAAGGCGCGGCAAACATCGTAATGCACGATAGCCGGTGCAAACCCACCATTGTGGCCCGTAACGCTGCCCTTCAACTTACCGGTTAGTTTCACTTGACGTGGCGCTGCACAGATCCGGCTCACACAAGCGTTGAGCTTAGTCTTGAATGGCGGGAGAGCAATGGCGGGGCAGAAAGAGGTGCGACACTTGGTCGCGCTTTGAGGCGGGAACTGCCGCACCAAAATGATGCGGCAGGAAATGTCCGGTAATTATTCGGCAGTTTTTTCCTCTTGATTACCGTGTGACAAGCTGAACACATAAGCCGCCAGCAACTGCACCTTGTCGTTGCCCAGCAACTCGTTTTGCGCCGGCATATGGCCCTGGCGGCCGTGGCGAATGGTTTGCTGCAATTGCGCCAGGCTGGTGCCGTAGATAAAACCGGCCGGTTGGGTCAGGTCGGGCGCGCCCATCATCGGCATGCCTTTACCGTTTGCCCCGTGGCAGGCCACGCAGGTGGTATCAAACGCTTGCTTGCCGGCCGCCAGGTCGACAGCGGCGCCTTCAGGCAGCGGCAGGCCTGCCAGGTCGTGGCGCACATAGGCGGCGACGTTTTTCACCCCGTCCTCACCCAGTACTTCGCCCCAGGCCGGCATGGCCGCGATGCGCCCGCCCATGATGGTGGTCTTGATCGTGTCGGCATCGCCGCCCCAGCGCCAGGTGCTGTCGGCCAGGTTAGGGAAGCCGAACGCGCCCTTGGCATCCGAGCCGTGACACACCGAGCAGTTGGAGGCAAACAGGCGCCCGCCCATTTTCAGCGCTGCCGGATCTTGTGCCACTTGCTCAACGGGCATGGAGGCATATTTAGCGTAGATGGGTCCGAATTTGGCGTCCGCCTTGTCCATCTCCTTTTCCCACTCATGAACACCGGTCCAGCCGTTCTCATAACCGGGCAGCAGGCCCTTCCAGTTGCCCAGGCCCGGGTACAGGATCAGGTAACCCACCGAAAACACCAGGGTGCCCACGAACAGCATGAACCACCATTGTGGCAGCGGGTTGTCGTACTCCTCGATGCCGTCAAAGCTGTGGCCCATGGTTTCGACGGTATCGCTTTTGGTTTCGCCCTTGCGCGTACTGACCAGCAGCCAGGTCAGGCCGATCAGCGTGCCGATAGTCAGCACGCATATGTACAGACTCCAGAAGGTGGTCATGCTTTGTTACTCCTAGACGCTTGTTCTTTCTCGACGTGTTGAATCGCCTCTGGATCGTCCTTGAATGGCAGTAAGGTCGCGTCTTCAAACTCCGATTTGCGCCGCGGGCTGAACACCCACAGCGCCAGACCGATAAACGCCACGGCCACCACCACGGTGCCCAGGCCGCGAATCATTCCACTACTCATCTCCAAGACCATGACTCACCTCTTGCTCTTGATGGCAGTGCCCAGCACTTGCAGGTAGGCGACCAGAGCGTCCATCTCGGTCTTGCCCTGCACGGACTGCTTGGCATTGGCGATGTCTTCGTCGGTGTAAGGAACGCCCAGGGTGCGCATCACTTCGAGTTTTTTCTCGGTATGGCTGCTGTCCACCGGCGCCGCGACCAGCCACGGGTAGGCGGGCATTTTCGACTCGGGTACGACGTTGCGCGGGTTGTACAAGTGCGCGCGGTGCCAGTCATCCGAGTAGCGGCCGCCGACGCGGGCCAGGTCCGGGCCGGTGCGCTTGGAGCCCCACAGGAACGGATGGTCCCACACGCTTTCACCGGCTACCGAGTAGTGACCATAACGCTCGGTCTCGGCCCGGAACGGGCGAATCATCTGCGAGTGGCACTGCACACAGCCTTCACGGATGTAGATGTCGCGACCTTCCAGTTGCAGCGCGGTGTAAGGCTTCATGCCCTCCACCGGGGTGTTGGTCACGTCTTCAAAGAACAGCGGGACGATTTGGGTCAGGCCGCCCACGCTTACGCACAGGATCATCAGCAACAGCATCAGGCCGATATTTTTTTCAACGACTTCGTGTTTCATTGCCAACTCCTCAGGCCATCTGCGCGGCGGCTACGACTTCAGCGGGCTCGGCGTTACGCACGGTGCGCCAAGTGTTGTAAGCCATCAGCAACATGCCGCTGAAGAAGATCGCCCCGCCGACCAGTCGCACGACAAAGCCGGGGTGGCTGGCCACCAGGGTTTCGACGAAGGAGTAAGTCAGCGTGCCGTCTTCGTTGACTGCGCGCCACATCAGGCCCTGGGCGATACCATTGACCCACATCGAAGCGATGTAGAGCACGGTGCCGATGGTGGCCAGCCAGAAGTGCGCGTTGATCAGGCCCAGGCTGTACATCTGCGGGCGGCCGAAGATTTTCGGGATCATGTGATACAGCGCGCCAATCGAAATCATCGCCACCCAGCCCAGAGCGCCGGCGTGTACGTGGCCGATGGTCCAGTCGGTGTAGTGGGAGAGGGCGTTGACGGTCTTGATTGCCATCATCGGGCCTTCGAAGGTCGACATGCCGTAGAAGGCCAGGGACACCACCAGGAAGCGCAGGATCGGGTCGCTGCGCAGCTTATGCCAGGCCCCCGACAGGGTCATCATGCCGTTGATCATGCCGCCCCAGCTTGGGGCCAGCAGGATCAGCGACATCACCATGCCCAGCGACTGTGCCCAGTCTGGCAGCGCGGTGTAGTGCAAGTGGTGAGGGCCGGCCCAGATGTACAGGGTGATCAGCGCCCAGAAATGCACGATGGACAGGCGATAGGAGTAGATCGGACGCTCGGCCTGCTTGGGTACGAAGTAGTACATCATCCCCAAAAAGCCCGCCGTCAGGAAAAAGCCCACAGCGTTGTGGCCATACCACCACTGCACCATAGCGTCAGTGGCGCCACCGTAGAGTGAGTAGGACTTGGTGAAACTGACCGGGATTTCCAGGTTGTTGACGATATGCAAAATCGCCACGGTCACGATAAACGCGCCGAAAAACCAGTTACCCACATAAATGTGTTTGGTCTTGCGCTTCATGATCGTGCCGAAAAACACGATGGCGTAAGCGACCCAGACGATGGTGATCAAAATGTCGATCGGCCATTCCAGCTCGGCGTATTCCTTGGAGCTGGTGTAGCCCAATGGCAAGCTGATGGCCGCAAGCACAATCACCAGCTGCCAGCCCCAAAAGGTAAACGCCGCGATTTTCGGCGAGAACAGGGTAGCCTGGCAGGTGCGTTGTACCGAGTAGAACGAGGCCGCGAACAGGGCGCAGCCGCCGAAGGCGAAAATCACGGCGTTGGTGTGCAATGGGCGCAGGCGCCCGAAACTGGTCCAAGGCAAATTGAAGTTGAGTTCTGGCCAAACCAACTGCGCAGCGAGAAAAACGCCGAGCCCCATACCGACGATGCCCCAAACCACCGTCATAATGGCAAATTGGCGGACCACCTTGTAGTTGTAGGCGGTACTTGTAGAAGTGTTCATGGTTCCCCATCCACGGTTCAGGCGCGTCAAACGCGCGCCTGGAGTTATAAGCAGACTAAAAGCGAGGCAAGCATGGTCGTAGCGGGCAAGGCCGGTATTGACGGGGATCAATGGGCGCAGTGCGCGCGGGAACGGGGCTGGCTGTGGAATGACGCTGGCGGGGGCGCATTCGCGACCCTGATCCTGGCCCACGGTGCGGGTGCGCCGATGGACAGCAACTGGATGGGCGGCATGGCTGAACGCCTTGCTGCGCGCGGGGTGAGCGTATTGCGCTTTGAATTCCCGTATATGGCACAACGCCGTCTCGATGGTGGCAAAAGGCCGCCTAATCAGCAGGTCAAATTGCTCGAAAGCTGGCGAGAAGTTTTCACCGAGGTGCGACGGCATGTCGCTGGGCCGTTGGCCATTGGCGGCAAGTCAATGGGCGGGCGCATGGCCAGCCTGGTGGCGGATGAGCTCAACGCCGACGCACTGGTGTGTCTGGGTTATCCGTTCTATGCCGCAGGCAAGCCGGAAAAACCGCGGGTGGCGCACCTGGCGCAATTGAAAACCCCGACCCTGATCGTGCAGGGCGAACGTGATGCGCTGGGCAACCGTGCGGCGGTGGAGGCCTACACACTGGCGCCGGG harbors:
- the ccoP gene encoding cytochrome-c oxidase, cbb3-type subunit III, with amino-acid sequence MTTFWSLYICVLTIGTLIGLTWLLVSTRKGETKSDTVETMGHSFDGIEEYDNPLPQWWFMLFVGTLVFSVGYLILYPGLGNWKGLLPGYENGWTGVHEWEKEMDKADAKFGPIYAKYASMPVEQVAQDPAALKMGGRLFASNCSVCHGSDAKGAFGFPNLADSTWRWGGDADTIKTTIMGGRIAAMPAWGEVLGEDGVKNVAAYVRHDLAGLPLPEGAAVDLAAGKQAFDTTCVACHGANGKGMPMMGAPDLTQPAGFIYGTSLAQLQQTIRHGRQGHMPAQNELLGNDKVQLLAAYVFSLSHGNQEEKTAE
- a CDS encoding alpha/beta family hydrolase, which translates into the protein MVVAGKAGIDGDQWAQCARERGWLWNDAGGGAFATLILAHGAGAPMDSNWMGGMAERLAARGVSVLRFEFPYMAQRRLDGGKRPPNQQVKLLESWREVFTEVRRHVAGPLAIGGKSMGGRMASLVADELNADALVCLGYPFYAAGKPEKPRVAHLAQLKTPTLIVQGERDALGNRAAVEAYTLAPGIELMWLEAADHDLKPLKASGFTHEQHLDAAADRIAGWLRKAL
- a CDS encoding cbb3-type cytochrome oxidase subunit 3 → MSSGMIRGLGTVVVAVAFIGLALWVFSPRRKSEFEDATLLPFKDDPEAIQHVEKEQASRSNKA
- the ccoN gene encoding cytochrome-c oxidase, cbb3-type subunit I — protein: MNTSTSTAYNYKVVRQFAIMTVVWGIVGMGLGVFLAAQLVWPELNFNLPWTSFGRLRPLHTNAVIFAFGGCALFAASFYSVQRTCQATLFSPKIAAFTFWGWQLVIVLAAISLPLGYTSSKEYAELEWPIDILITIVWVAYAIVFFGTIMKRKTKHIYVGNWFFGAFIVTVAILHIVNNLEIPVSFTKSYSLYGGATDAMVQWWYGHNAVGFFLTAGFLGMMYYFVPKQAERPIYSYRLSIVHFWALITLYIWAGPHHLHYTALPDWAQSLGMVMSLILLAPSWGGMINGMMTLSGAWHKLRSDPILRFLVVSLAFYGMSTFEGPMMAIKTVNALSHYTDWTIGHVHAGALGWVAMISIGALYHMIPKIFGRPQMYSLGLINAHFWLATIGTVLYIASMWVNGIAQGLMWRAVNEDGTLTYSFVETLVASHPGFVVRLVGGAIFFSGMLLMAYNTWRTVRNAEPAEVVAAAQMA
- the ccoO gene encoding cytochrome-c oxidase, cbb3-type subunit II, with protein sequence MKHEVVEKNIGLMLLLMILCVSVGGLTQIVPLFFEDVTNTPVEGMKPYTALQLEGRDIYIREGCVQCHSQMIRPFRAETERYGHYSVAGESVWDHPFLWGSKRTGPDLARVGGRYSDDWHRAHLYNPRNVVPESKMPAYPWLVAAPVDSSHTEKKLEVMRTLGVPYTDEDIANAKQSVQGKTEMDALVAYLQVLGTAIKSKR
- the ccoN gene encoding cytochrome-c oxidase, cbb3-type subunit I gives rise to the protein MSTAISPTAYNYKVVRQFAIMTVVWGILGMGLGVFIASQLVWPELNLGLEWTTFGRLRPLHTNLVIFAFGGCALFGTSYYVVQRTCQTRLISDSLASFTFWGWQAVIVGAIITLPLGYTTTKEYAELEWPLAILLAIVWVTYGIVFFGTITKRKTKHIYVGNWFYGAFIVVTAMLHIVNHASLPVSFFKSYSAYAGATDAMIQWWYGHNAVGFFLTTGFLGMMYYFVPKQAERPIYSYRLSIVHFWALITLYIWAGPHHLHYTALPDWAQSLGMAMSIILLAPSWGGMINGMMTLSGAWHKLRTDPILRFLVVSLAFYGMSTFEGPMMAIKTVNALSHYTDWTIGHVHAGALGWVAMISIGAMYHMIPKVYGQKQMYSTGLINVHFWLATIGTVLYIASMWVNGITQGLMWRAINDDGTLTYSFVEALQASHPGFIVRALGGAIFASGMLFMAYNVFRTVRASNPVEAEAASKIAVVGAH